The proteins below are encoded in one region of Metabacillus dongyingensis:
- a CDS encoding YhcN/YlaJ family sporulation lipoprotein: MRHKVTAIAAIAIAATGLAGCNNNEGALDTRYDDSTRPIGYYSDEHRNDNNDVDNVDNDGPLTEMMEGDMNDNYFTKVNNRDDAFHNGRMDNPTAPLSNEDGTLEKDNRFSRTDENYHGQVKQVNYYSDKEEAIAKNVSEKASDVKEVDDVRTVVNGDQVLVAIDTDDKNDKNVKDAVLNAVRPAAKGKEVQVVTDEGTFSRVRTINDNIENGQPKKTIDTDIRDLFDDMGNVMREPFQQAR; the protein is encoded by the coding sequence TTGAGGCATAAAGTTACTGCAATTGCTGCAATTGCTATAGCTGCAACTGGACTTGCAGGGTGCAACAATAATGAAGGCGCACTTGACACAAGATATGATGATTCCACAAGACCGATCGGTTATTATTCAGATGAGCACCGAAACGATAATAATGATGTGGATAACGTGGATAACGATGGACCATTGACAGAAATGATGGAAGGCGACATGAATGATAATTACTTCACAAAAGTAAATAATCGCGATGATGCTTTTCATAATGGAAGAATGGATAATCCAACAGCCCCGCTATCTAATGAAGACGGCACGCTTGAAAAAGATAACCGTTTCAGCAGAACAGATGAGAACTACCATGGCCAAGTGAAGCAAGTAAATTATTACAGCGATAAAGAAGAAGCCATTGCTAAAAATGTTTCTGAAAAAGCTTCAGATGTCAAAGAAGTGGATGATGTCCGCACTGTTGTAAATGGAGATCAGGTGCTTGTGGCGATTGACACAGATGATAAAAACGACAAAAATGTTAAAGATGCTGTTTTAAATGCTGTGCGTCCAGCTGCAAAGGGTAAAGAAGTTCAGGTTGTCACAGATGAAGGAACCTTTTCTCGCGTGAGAACAATTAATGACAATATTGAGAACGGACAGCCGAAAAAAACAATTGATACCGATATCAGAGACCTTTTCGATGATATGGGCAATGTGATGAGAGAACCATTTCAACAGGCCAGATAA
- the safA gene encoding SafA/ExsA family spore coat assembly protein, which translates to MKIHIVQKGDTLWKIAKKYGVDFEELKKMNSQLSNPDLIMPGMKIKVPSSGVPVKNETKVSFSGKKEMPKSEHPFAKEKPKQVMDVTDTKPKEVPKEKPSVPYVPPVPDIKQPAYPELDINNYYMLNMAMMPQAPQPQLPPKPSNVLPEMMKPAEKPAQKPAEKPKSVSPAKKEEATKDMENKPSMPQQGVMGAYEGGPGPQGFPGGQGGAPYQNQGAVAGAQDQAPEGFGLGPVGDDCYPVSPVMPGAGFGPGFGGPGFGGPGFGGPQMQPYGMPYQQAPFGGMPQQPNQQMPFDYDDDDDDDDVMGAYMPQQQMHMPYGQQGYGGPGYGGPGFGSPGFWGPGFGGPGGYPPGCYPVSPPMPGYGFPPMPGYGFPPQVQGAFSGGPNMPHGVAGAWDQGMNNQPPAISPAMDKEDCGCGGPAKGLGGHQGYGGMPGQFGQGGQFGGMPGQFGQGGQFGGMPGQFGQGGQFGGMPGQFGQGGQFGGMPGQFDQGGQFGGMPGQFGQGGQFGGMPGQFDQGGQFGGMPGQFDQGGQFGGMPGQSGQGGQFGGMPEQSGQGGQFGGMPGQYGQDSQFGMPRFDDEDDDD; encoded by the coding sequence TTGAAAATCCACATTGTTCAAAAAGGCGATACGCTTTGGAAAATTGCCAAAAAATATGGGGTAGATTTTGAAGAATTGAAAAAAATGAACTCTCAGCTAAGCAACCCTGACTTAATCATGCCTGGTATGAAAATAAAAGTTCCAAGCAGCGGAGTTCCTGTTAAAAATGAAACAAAGGTTAGCTTTTCAGGGAAAAAGGAAATGCCGAAATCTGAGCATCCTTTTGCAAAAGAAAAACCTAAACAAGTGATGGATGTAACAGATACCAAACCGAAGGAAGTGCCGAAAGAAAAGCCATCGGTGCCATATGTTCCGCCTGTGCCTGACATTAAACAGCCAGCATATCCAGAACTTGATATTAATAACTACTATATGCTGAATATGGCGATGATGCCTCAGGCTCCACAGCCGCAGCTTCCGCCAAAGCCATCTAATGTTCTGCCGGAGATGATGAAGCCGGCTGAAAAGCCAGCTCAAAAACCGGCTGAAAAGCCAAAATCAGTTTCACCTGCTAAGAAAGAGGAGGCTACAAAGGATATGGAAAACAAGCCGAGCATGCCGCAGCAAGGGGTGATGGGGGCTTATGAAGGCGGTCCCGGACCACAAGGTTTTCCAGGTGGCCAGGGCGGGGCTCCTTATCAGAACCAGGGTGCTGTAGCCGGAGCGCAGGATCAGGCACCTGAAGGTTTCGGTCTCGGTCCTGTCGGAGATGATTGTTACCCTGTTTCACCAGTCATGCCAGGTGCTGGATTCGGACCAGGGTTCGGAGGCCCGGGATTTGGGGGTCCAGGATTCGGAGGCCCGCAAATGCAGCCATATGGCATGCCGTATCAGCAGGCTCCATTTGGAGGAATGCCGCAGCAGCCTAATCAGCAAATGCCTTTTGATTATGACGATGACGACGACGACGACGACGTAATGGGAGCATATATGCCTCAACAGCAAATGCATATGCCATATGGGCAGCAAGGATATGGCGGTCCAGGATATGGCGGTCCAGGATTTGGCAGCCCAGGATTTTGGGGTCCAGGGTTTGGAGGCCCAGGAGGATATCCGCCGGGCTGTTACCCAGTGTCTCCGCCGATGCCGGGTTACGGCTTTCCTCCGATGCCGGGTTATGGCTTTCCGCCGCAAGTGCAGGGAGCATTTAGCGGAGGCCCAAACATGCCGCATGGTGTAGCTGGTGCATGGGATCAGGGAATGAATAATCAGCCGCCGGCAATCAGCCCGGCTATGGATAAAGAAGATTGCGGATGCGGAGGTCCAGCCAAAGGACTCGGCGGACACCAAGGCTATGGAGGAATGCCTGGTCAGTTTGGTCAGGGAGGCCAATTTGGAGGAATGCCTGGTCAGTTTGGTCAGGGAGGCCAATTTGGAGGAATGCCTGGTCAGTTTGGTCAGGGAGGCCAATTTGGAGGAATGCCTGGTCAGTTTGGTCAGGGAGGCCAATTTGGAGGAATGCCTGGTCAGTTTGATCAGGGAGGCCAATTTGGAGGAATGCCTGGTCAGTTTGGTCAGGGAGGCCAATTTGGAGGAATGCCTGGTCAGTTTGATCAGGGAGGCCAATTTGGAGGAATGCCTGGTCAGTTTGATCAGGGAGGCCAATTTGGAGGAATGCCTGGACAGTCTGGTCAGGGAGGCCAGTTTGGGGGAATGCCTGAACAGTCTGGCCAGGGCGGCCAGTTCGGAGGAATGCCTGGTCAATATGGTCAGGACAGCCAATTTGGGATGCCGAGATTTGATGATGAAGACGACGACGATTAA
- the nadA gene encoding quinolinate synthase NadA has product MNVLDMLQFETNEKMPPHYKELSEEEMIERVIRIKEKLGRRLLIPGHHYQKDEVIQFADITGDSLQLAQAAAENNEAEYIVFCGVHFMAETADMLTSEGQNVLLPDMRAGCSMADMADIEQTERAWTKLQAMYGDTILPLTYVNSTAAIKAFVGKNGGATVTSSNAEKMLRWSFEQKQRILFLPDQHLGRNTAFNLGVPLDKMAIWNPMTNEIEYDGNPEDVIVILWKGHCSVHEKFTVKNIDDLRDAKPDMKIIVHPECSREVVAASDLAGSTKYIIDTIESAPAGSKWAIGTEMNLVKRIIDQHPDKEIVSLNPFMCPCLTMNRIDLPHLLWSLEGLEEGKIINQIKVDPKTTEHAVLALERMLAHV; this is encoded by the coding sequence ATGAACGTATTGGATATGCTTCAATTTGAAACAAATGAAAAAATGCCGCCTCATTATAAAGAACTTTCAGAAGAGGAAATGATTGAAAGGGTAATACGGATTAAAGAAAAGCTCGGCCGCCGTTTGCTGATACCAGGCCATCATTATCAAAAAGATGAGGTTATTCAGTTTGCTGATATAACTGGGGATTCCCTGCAGCTTGCACAGGCAGCTGCTGAAAATAACGAGGCAGAATACATTGTTTTTTGCGGAGTGCATTTTATGGCCGAAACTGCAGACATGCTCACGAGTGAAGGTCAAAATGTGCTGCTGCCGGATATGAGAGCAGGGTGCTCAATGGCTGATATGGCGGATATCGAGCAGACTGAACGGGCTTGGACAAAGCTTCAGGCAATGTATGGAGATACAATTCTGCCTTTGACTTATGTAAATTCTACAGCGGCCATTAAAGCATTTGTCGGGAAAAATGGGGGTGCAACCGTCACTTCCTCAAATGCAGAGAAAATGCTGCGCTGGTCCTTTGAACAGAAACAGCGAATCTTATTTTTGCCTGATCAGCATTTAGGCAGAAATACGGCTTTTAACTTAGGTGTTCCGCTTGATAAAATGGCGATTTGGAATCCAATGACAAACGAGATTGAATATGATGGAAATCCAGAGGATGTAATTGTGATCTTATGGAAAGGCCATTGTTCTGTTCATGAAAAATTCACAGTGAAAAATATAGATGATTTACGCGATGCCAAGCCTGATATGAAAATCATCGTCCATCCGGAATGCAGCAGAGAAGTTGTAGCTGCAAGTGATCTGGCAGGATCTACGAAATATATTATCGATACGATTGAATCCGCTCCTGCAGGAAGCAAATGGGCCATCGGAACAGAAATGAACCTTGTAAAACGGATCATTGACCAGCATCCGGACAAAGAAATTGTATCGCTAAATCCATTTATGTGTCCATGTTTAACGATGAACAGAATTGATCTCCCGCATTTATTATGGTCACTCGAAGGACTTGAAGAAGGAAAGATTATCAATCAAATAAAAGTTGACCCAAAAACAACAGAGCATGCTGTCCTCGCTTTAGAGCGCATGCTTGCACACGTATAA
- the nadC gene encoding carboxylating nicotinate-nucleotide diphosphorylase: MNLLKLKKQLDAFFIEDIGDHDATSSYIFTKAQRGKATITAKENGIFAGADVIKTGYEILDQSVAVKLLKRDGEQINKGEHAAVIEGPIASLLTGERVILNLLQRMSGIATLTNQAVKGLNSAHTKICDTRKTTPGLRMIEKYAVRCGGGYNHRFGLYDGIMLKDNHIASTGSIFEAVKKVRAHAGHMIKVEVEIESEEQLLEAIEAKADIIMFDNRTPEEVKAFASLTPPSIITEASGGITLQNLAEYGDTGVDFISLGMLTHSAKSLDLSMNAE; the protein is encoded by the coding sequence TTGAATTTACTTAAACTGAAAAAACAATTAGATGCTTTCTTTATTGAAGATATTGGTGATCATGACGCTACGAGCTCGTATATTTTTACAAAAGCTCAGCGGGGAAAAGCCACTATTACAGCTAAGGAAAATGGAATTTTTGCGGGTGCCGATGTAATCAAAACCGGATATGAAATTTTGGATCAAAGCGTAGCAGTTAAATTGCTGAAACGTGATGGCGAACAGATAAATAAAGGCGAACATGCAGCTGTTATTGAAGGTCCAATCGCTTCCCTGCTTACTGGAGAAAGAGTCATTTTAAACTTGCTTCAGAGAATGAGCGGAATAGCTACATTGACAAATCAGGCAGTAAAAGGCCTGAATTCTGCTCATACAAAGATTTGTGATACAAGGAAAACGACACCTGGTTTGAGAATGATCGAAAAATATGCCGTCCGGTGCGGCGGCGGATATAATCACAGATTTGGCTTGTATGATGGAATCATGCTTAAAGATAACCATATTGCAAGCACCGGTTCTATTTTTGAAGCTGTAAAAAAGGTCAGGGCTCATGCAGGGCACATGATTAAAGTTGAAGTTGAAATTGAATCTGAAGAGCAGCTGCTGGAGGCAATAGAAGCAAAGGCGGACATCATCATGTTTGATAACAGGACCCCTGAAGAAGTTAAAGCTTTTGCAAGTCTTACACCGCCGTCAATTATTACAGAAGCTTCGGGAGGAATTACCCTTCAAAATCTGGCTGAATACGGTGACACCGGAGTGGACTTTATTTCACTTGGAATGCTTACTCATTCCGCCAAATCTCTTGATCTCAGCATGAATGCAGAATAA
- the nadB gene encoding L-aspartate oxidase: protein MPQTDVLIIGSGIAALSAAFQLQSSKKVTILTKSTKYESNSMLAQGGIAAAVDKYDSWQGHFEDTMTAGSHHNDPLAAELLVRQGTKEVLTLINDGFQFDKDSNGKLLLGQEGAHRFSRILHAGGDATGKAVVHFLLSQLGKNIEIIEDEMALDLIISRGVCRGVFTRNAKGDIQQHFAGHTILATGGCGSLYKHTSNSSVITGDGLAMAFRAGAVLTDMEFTQFHPTMLLINGQCVGLISEAVRGEGAFLQNENGIRFMEGVHAFGDLAPRDIVARTIFSQIKKGHRIFLNISSITAFESRFPTISAMCKKYGVSIDEGLIPVAPGMHFLMGGIKTDVDGKTSVSQLYAVGEAACTGVHGANRLASNSLLEGLVFGSRLGVHILNFSQNAIEKTEKVKIRTSRKRDVMLPSKEEIKWMMTNHAAIERSEEGLLIAKCWFEKFLWPISFWDINVNNFTNNEYEKMNMLTAGWLIVTSALQRTESRGGHFRTDHPYKDDRLWLKKQILLSKYDTELKNDSEVMEIEFT from the coding sequence GTGCCTCAAACGGATGTATTAATTATTGGAAGCGGAATTGCAGCGCTGTCTGCAGCCTTTCAGCTTCAATCTTCTAAAAAAGTAACCATTCTGACAAAATCAACTAAATACGAGAGCAATTCTATGCTGGCCCAAGGAGGAATCGCAGCAGCTGTGGATAAATATGACAGCTGGCAGGGTCATTTCGAAGATACAATGACGGCGGGATCCCATCATAATGATCCTCTTGCTGCTGAACTGCTTGTTAGACAAGGGACGAAGGAAGTCCTCACCCTTATAAATGATGGATTTCAATTTGACAAGGATTCAAACGGGAAATTATTGCTTGGCCAGGAGGGTGCACACAGATTCAGCAGAATCCTCCATGCAGGCGGAGATGCCACAGGAAAAGCAGTTGTACATTTTTTATTATCACAGCTTGGTAAAAACATAGAAATTATAGAAGATGAAATGGCGCTTGATCTTATCATCAGCAGGGGAGTTTGCAGGGGGGTATTTACTCGGAATGCAAAAGGCGACATTCAGCAGCATTTTGCCGGACATACCATTCTCGCTACCGGCGGCTGCGGCAGCCTCTACAAACATACTTCCAATTCAAGCGTTATAACAGGTGACGGACTTGCAATGGCATTTCGGGCAGGTGCTGTCCTCACCGATATGGAATTTACTCAATTTCATCCGACGATGCTACTGATTAATGGTCAATGTGTAGGGCTTATATCTGAAGCAGTAAGAGGAGAGGGAGCCTTTCTTCAAAATGAGAATGGAATCCGGTTCATGGAAGGTGTTCATGCATTTGGAGATCTTGCTCCAAGAGATATCGTGGCAAGAACTATTTTTTCACAGATAAAAAAAGGACATCGCATTTTCCTTAACATCTCGTCCATTACAGCCTTTGAAAGCCGCTTTCCAACGATTTCAGCTATGTGCAAAAAATATGGTGTCAGTATAGATGAAGGCTTAATCCCTGTAGCCCCGGGAATGCATTTTCTAATGGGCGGCATAAAAACTGATGTAGATGGAAAAACCTCGGTCAGCCAGTTATATGCTGTAGGAGAGGCTGCTTGTACAGGAGTTCACGGTGCAAACAGGCTGGCGAGCAATTCGCTTCTTGAAGGCCTTGTGTTTGGCAGCCGTTTAGGTGTGCATATCTTGAATTTTTCTCAAAATGCAATTGAAAAAACTGAAAAAGTGAAAATCAGGACCAGCAGGAAAAGGGATGTTATGTTACCTTCCAAAGAGGAAATAAAATGGATGATGACAAACCATGCTGCCATTGAGCGTTCTGAAGAAGGACTTTTAATTGCGAAATGCTGGTTTGAAAAATTCTTATGGCCAATCTCTTTTTGGGATATCAATGTGAATAACTTCACAAATAATGAATATGAAAAAATGAATATGCTGACAGCCGGCTGGCTTATAGTGACTTCCGCCCTGCAGAGAACAGAAAGCAGGGGAGGTCACTTTAGAACAGATCATCCCTATAAAGATGACCGATTATGGCTAAAAAAACAAATTCTACTTTCTAAATATGATACAGAATTAAAGAATGATTCAGAGGTGATGGAAATTGAATTTACTTAA
- a CDS encoding IscS subfamily cysteine desulfurase, with amino-acid sequence MIYLDYAATAPISDEALLVFAEASRKAFANSNSLHDEGDAARTILEACRRKIALLIGGTASGICFTSGGSESNVLAIETLLKNAGKHKNHIIASALEHSSIYNYLKTLEQTGFEVTFLLPDKHGKLHVEEIRDAVRDKTALVSIQHANSEIGCIQNLEKIGHFLHDKLVYFHSDCVQSFGKIPIKADEWKADAISLSSHKVYGPKGVGCLYLNPREHFNPVIPGGTHENGYRAGTVNVPGIAAFTSAAAAACSVMNTEFNRLESLKKSFFAMLTHYSDHVHIINKDLDDQLPTIIGLIIRGIEGQYMLLESNRRGVAISTGTACQIGMQIPSKALTAVGLTNDEALQYIRISTGKHTKAEDLDKMAGIIGKAISEKYRDMTEGHYERR; translated from the coding sequence TTGATCTATTTAGATTATGCAGCTACAGCACCTATAAGCGATGAAGCACTTCTTGTATTCGCCGAGGCTTCAAGAAAAGCGTTCGCAAACAGCAATAGCCTGCATGATGAAGGGGATGCCGCCAGAACGATCTTAGAAGCTTGCCGCAGGAAGATTGCATTGCTGATTGGCGGTACTGCTTCAGGGATTTGCTTTACAAGTGGAGGCAGTGAATCCAATGTGCTTGCCATTGAAACACTCCTTAAAAATGCAGGAAAACATAAAAATCATATTATTGCCTCTGCACTAGAGCATTCTTCTATCTATAATTATTTAAAAACCCTTGAGCAAACAGGATTTGAGGTAACATTTTTATTGCCGGACAAACATGGTAAACTACATGTAGAAGAAATAAGAGATGCCGTCAGAGATAAAACCGCGCTTGTTTCCATTCAACACGCAAATTCTGAAATAGGCTGCATTCAAAATTTAGAGAAAATCGGTCATTTTTTACATGATAAGCTGGTTTATTTTCACAGCGACTGTGTTCAGTCGTTTGGAAAGATCCCCATCAAAGCGGATGAATGGAAAGCGGATGCCATTTCACTTTCCAGCCATAAGGTGTATGGACCAAAAGGTGTCGGCTGTCTCTATTTGAATCCGCGCGAACATTTTAATCCTGTTATACCCGGAGGCACACATGAAAACGGCTATAGAGCAGGAACGGTGAATGTGCCGGGAATTGCCGCATTTACATCTGCCGCCGCAGCAGCATGTTCTGTCATGAACACTGAATTCAATAGACTTGAATCATTGAAAAAAAGTTTTTTTGCAATGCTCACCCACTACAGTGATCATGTTCACATTATTAATAAAGATTTAGATGATCAGCTTCCGACCATTATCGGCCTTATTATTAGGGGAATTGAGGGGCAATATATGCTGCTGGAGAGTAATCGCAGAGGTGTAGCCATTTCCACAGGTACAGCCTGTCAAATTGGCATGCAGATTCCCTCAAAGGCACTGACTGCTGTTGGGCTGACTAATGATGAAGCCCTGCAGTACATCCGCATTTCAACCGGAAAACATACAAAAGCAGAAGATCTTGATAAAATGGCTGGCATCATTGGAAAAGCAATCAGCGAGAAATATAGGGACATGACGGAGGGTCATTATGAACGAAGGTAA
- a CDS encoding transcription repressor NadR encodes MNEGKIPGTKRRELILNWLKETNAPMKGSEMAKKTNVSRQVIVQDISLLKAQNEPILATSQGYVYMKQENDEMPAFKRIIASSHNPEATAEELNIIVDYGVTVKDVIIEHPVYGELTASIMVSNRKEVRDFIEKIEETKAAYLSQLTEGLHLHTLVADREEKLAEVCTALKAAGYLVSEED; translated from the coding sequence ATGAACGAAGGTAAAATTCCTGGAACGAAAAGAAGAGAATTAATCCTGAATTGGCTGAAAGAAACGAACGCGCCTATGAAAGGGAGCGAAATGGCAAAAAAAACAAATGTCAGCAGGCAAGTGATTGTTCAGGATATTTCTTTGTTAAAAGCACAAAACGAACCGATTCTTGCAACAAGCCAGGGCTATGTGTATATGAAACAGGAAAATGATGAAATGCCTGCATTTAAGCGCATCATCGCCAGCAGCCATAACCCGGAAGCAACGGCTGAAGAACTGAATATCATTGTCGATTACGGGGTAACCGTCAAAGATGTCATTATTGAACATCCTGTCTACGGGGAATTGACAGCATCCATCATGGTGAGCAATCGCAAGGAAGTGCGGGATTTTATCGAAAAAATTGAGGAAACAAAGGCAGCCTATTTATCACAGCTTACAGAAGGTTTGCACTTGCATACATTAGTAGCGGACCGTGAGGAAAAATTAGCAGAAGTGTGTACTGCTTTAAAAGCAGCAGGATATCTTGTTAGTGAAGAAGATTAA
- the pheA gene encoding prephenate dehydratase has protein sequence MTYKIGYLGPAATFTHLAVTKFFEDHAEHVPFLNIPQCMDAVAEGKIDVAVVPLENALEGSVNLTIDYLVHEQPLSIIGEIVAPIQQHLMVHPSREDSWGDAERVYSHSHAIAQCHKFLHHHLPKAKYEYATSTGAAAKYIQEHPEENMAAVANELAAQEYNLKIVRKNIHDYTHNHTRFAVLHPNQHTYIKTKTNKITDRTTLMITLPSDRSGALHQVLSAFSWRKLNLSKIESRPMKTGLGNYFFIIDIDMKMDDVLIPGAMAELEALGCGVRTLGTYSAYLI, from the coding sequence ATGACATATAAAATTGGTTATTTAGGTCCAGCAGCAACATTTACACATCTTGCTGTTACAAAGTTTTTCGAAGATCATGCTGAGCATGTTCCATTTCTGAACATCCCGCAGTGCATGGATGCAGTAGCTGAGGGAAAAATTGACGTAGCTGTTGTCCCGCTCGAAAATGCGTTAGAGGGATCTGTTAACTTAACCATTGATTACCTCGTTCATGAACAGCCGCTTTCCATCATTGGGGAAATTGTGGCGCCTATTCAGCAGCACTTGATGGTTCATCCATCCAGGGAAGACTCGTGGGGAGATGCAGAGAGGGTCTACTCTCATTCCCATGCGATTGCACAATGTCATAAATTTCTTCATCATCATCTGCCTAAAGCAAAGTACGAGTACGCGACATCTACAGGTGCAGCTGCAAAATACATCCAGGAGCATCCAGAGGAAAATATGGCGGCTGTTGCAAATGAATTAGCAGCACAAGAATATAATCTCAAAATTGTCCGCAAAAATATTCATGATTATACCCATAATCATACACGGTTTGCGGTGCTGCATCCGAACCAGCATACATATATCAAGACCAAAACAAATAAGATAACTGACAGGACAACTCTGATGATTACACTGCCTTCAGATCGGTCTGGGGCTCTTCACCAGGTTCTATCTGCTTTTTCGTGGAGAAAACTGAATTTATCAAAAATTGAATCAAGACCAATGAAAACGGGTCTTGGAAACTACTTTTTCATCATTGACATTGATATGAAAATGGATGATGTCCTTATTCCCGGGGCAATGGCAGAGCTTGAAGCTTTGGGCTGCGGTGTTCGGACTCTCGGAACGTACAGCGCATATTTGATCTGA
- a CDS encoding ACT domain-containing protein — MKEETFFLVREDVLPEAMRKTLEVKKLIERKKADSVADAVQRVDMSRSAYYKYRDAVFPFHTMVNERIITLFFHLEDRSGTLSQLLAVVATAGCNVLTIHQTIPLQGRANVTLSLNTNGMKEDINSVMAKLKRLEFVEKVEILGSGA; from the coding sequence ATGAAGGAAGAAACCTTTTTTTTAGTGCGGGAAGACGTTCTGCCTGAGGCAATGAGAAAAACGCTTGAGGTTAAAAAACTGATTGAACGGAAAAAAGCAGATTCTGTTGCTGATGCTGTTCAGCGGGTAGATATGAGCAGAAGCGCTTATTATAAATACCGTGATGCCGTTTTTCCATTTCACACAATGGTAAACGAACGCATTATCACGCTCTTTTTTCACCTTGAAGACAGATCAGGCACATTATCACAGCTGCTTGCTGTTGTTGCAACAGCTGGCTGCAATGTACTGACCATTCATCAGACGATTCCGCTGCAGGGTCGGGCAAATGTAACGCTTTCATTAAATACTAATGGAATGAAAGAAGATATTAACAGCGTCATGGCCAAGCTGAAACGACTTGAATTTGTAGAGAAAGTAGAGATATTAGGATCTGGAGCTTAG